The DNA region atgtaatacttttaaatcgaaatgtaaaagtattgtattttccttaaaagtattacattacctttataagtaacaaaaaagttattcctgattagtattacatttgagcatataagtattacatttgttcatataagtgttacacttgcatcttgacccgacctgtctcatggtgagacgggtccacacaagtttttgcataggtttaaatattttagattataGTGTACCCGAATATAAAATTGGgtatgaatgtatgatatcGAGCATTAAATGTTTGTCTatatttgaattgaaaattttgaaactcAATCTGATCATaaaatttgttataaatataataaattatagagttaattttatttttgtcataaatttataggtgacatacaactttaagttatttttatcagaacatctaATTTTGATCATAGTATTATCGTGTCATGACCATTTTTGTCCTTTAACAACAATatagtttaaatattgttaaatacaatatttcggtcttcaattattggttttttcaaaaacataaacataaaacatATAGTGACTCAACctaatttgtataaaaagatcgaaatgtctttgtatttaatgacatttcaacgattttgttgacagatgactaaaaatggtcatgcctcaataatactatgaccaaatgaatatattttgataaaaatagattttcacctataaatctagaacataaaaattgaattaactctaaattatatattggctattgcaaatatttttaaaataatataatattattaaaaaaaaaacacttttaggttttttaaaagtaattttgtGCTGTTTTTAGTTGGTTGGTATACCATAAATATTACTTtgcaaacaattaaataaaaaggtTAAAACtgattttaaaacaaattagtgTATTCAATCCTCACGGGGCGTTAGCTCTTTGTGATTCagtaagtttaaaaaaatatgtatgaatagatactacattgtaattgagttaatagtatttaaaaaaaattattgtattcaaagttcaaactaaTGCAAAATAATTTGTCTTGAGCTgaactattcaaattattatttgatttgaatattgggtataaaaaaataaattcaaaaattgtgaatattcaaaattaatttaaaatatgacTCGAAATCAAATTGATATTCAGTGATTACTCACTCCTACTTAATTGTATGTATGCACGACTTTCCTGTGAGATCCTCTTAGCTCCTACTTAATTGTACGAATCAACGACTTTCCTGTGAGATCGTCTTAAATATCCTTATATGTGTAATGTGTAGCGGGTcgaattaaaatgaaaatgtaatacttatactgaaaaatataatacggagtattaattaataataaagtattacactttttcttataaaaataataaacactttacctcgtattatatttttcagtacaaatattacattttcatctcgAACGACTCGAATAAAGATGCTCtcacaagatttttttttagtactactgacgctgttacaatgcaatatctattcataattactttctcataagatttttttcttaaaagaaaaTGTATATCATGTTTAAATGGTTTAATTATAAACGTCATCGAAAGCACCATATGTAGGTCCGAataccaaaataataaataaatatttgtattttaatataaatactacattataacagagtcagtaatactattaaaaaaaattttaaaaagctactagtATACTTGTATTGTTGTATACTCAcccaaagaaaaataaaaatccaacaGTAGTACGGATTCGGGGGTACTGATTCTCTGTGCAAAAACGCACTCTCTCTCCTTTCACTTTCGTTGACCCCATTAGAGCCTCttctcctctcctctcctcaACTCCAccgtatatttatttatacttgcaACTCTGCAATACACGCTACTTACTGTCTTCTATATACTGTACCTGGTCTTTCATCCCTGTATTCTGCCCAACCCTAGAATTCCACTCATTCACGATAAGCGCTTCTTATATTAGGTGAAATATTGGCTTCTTTTGTCGTCTATAgatgtatgtgaatgtgtagGGGTTGCTGAGGCTCCGGATTTGATAGCTGCTGTTCTGATTATGGAGAGATCCTCTGGACGGGATTTCAAGGACTTCACCGACTCATCTAGTTCCGCTTCTGGTATTCACTTCTCTGCTCTCTCTCGTTTTTCGATTCTCGATTGTTGTTTTGAATAGGAGAGGAAGTGATGGGAGTTTGTTACTTGATTTGTGGTTCTGGAGATTCTCTTCTGAACCGGATTGTTGTGTTGTGTTGGATTGGGAGAATGCTGAGGCTTGGTTAGGAATTTGTGAAATGAGCTGACTTTGTTTTGTGAGGTTCGGTGCAGATAGTGGAGTTTTCAACGCTTCTCAATATGCCTTCTTCGGGCGGGACATTGCGGAGGAAATTGAGTTGGGCGGTTTAGAGGATGAGGAGGTGCGGGAGGATGCTAGTAGTACCGGTGCTCCTGTTGCCGGAGGATTTGGCGGTGGCGAGGATGGGGTGCATGAGTATCACTTATTTGAGAAAGAAGAggtatgttttgttttgttttgctttgctttgctATGTTCTTGATTACTATCCTGGAAGTGGCAAGTAAATGAACCCCAAGTATTGCTTGATTCCATTCATTGGGAAGAAATGTGCAAAATTATGAACTGGGGTTATTGTGTTTCATAAACACAAGATGACAGAAACTGTTAAGAACCTGCTACTTTATTGTTGAACATCCTATGATCTCAACCCCTGTGTGTATGCCTTTCCTCCTTGTTTTAGCTTCTGTTGATTTCATGTATGGGATTATATTTTCAGGTTTGTTATGGTCGCTTACCTATGAGTTATGCCTTGTCTATACTTGTATTTGCAGCATTTCATATCTAGTTATTACAtgataatactccgtaataactTACTTGACTGACCTATGTGTTGCCTCTAATTCTTTATTTGCAGGGATCTGGAATAGGATCTTTATCTGATTTAGATGACCTAGCAACAACCTTTTTGAAGGTCAGCCAGATGGAATTTTCAATTCTGCAGCAATTAAACTCTTCGGTGTTATCTTCTTTCCCTTCATCATTGTACTAGAGTTTTTCATagcatttcttcattttttatttttttttgaatttgaaaccAATGTAATGTTGTTCTAATACTCATAGCAATTCTGATTGTGCAAATagtatttcttttttagttttgtGTTTGTTGTACACGAAGCTGATAAAAACATGCATTGTAAATGATATTCAGATGTAAAATTTCCTCTAAACTTGATGTTTTCAAGGATTATACTATTCTTAGAGGTTTTTATATGAATATTAAATTGTCTGTCCTAAGTCCTAACCTTTTCAGGATTACctttaccataatttacatgTAATGGTATAGGTTGAACATATTATATTTGCCATGATAATTATATGCATTAGTCATCATTATCATCTCATGCAAAAAGGTATTATATCTGTGCCAAGTTAATTATCATCATTTTTGTAGTTCAGTTTTTGTTGAGTCATTGCTATCATCTTAATATTCTTTTCCAGACTATAGGCTTTGTATTTTTTCTTGTGACTTCACATAAATTCTCCTTCCAGTTGAACAGAGTTGTTGCAGGTCCAAGACATCCTGGGGTTATTGGTGACCGTGGATCGGGATCTTTTTCAAGGGAAAGTGAGTATGCATATTCCAATATACATCCATGGTGTCATCATATATTGCTcagtttttaaatttatatttattacctATTTGCATAGTGATTTTCCTTGCACTTGTCACAATATTTGCCATCACTTATGTTTGCAGATAATGTGTTCTCTTATGCATCATATTGTTCCATATTGAAGGCATCCTTGGATATTACTCCGTACTAGTTATCAGTAAATAGGAAAGGTCAATGAATGGAACTAAAATGGGCTTACTGTAATTGTTTTCTAGGATGATCACAACCTGACCCCAGAGAAACTCATGGTTATTACTTGCTTTTAGTTGGACAAAGACACCAGGAAACAAAAAATCTAGAAATTTGAGCATGAATTCAACAATCTTTGCATTAATCCATTTCTCATGTCTTAAATTTGTCAATCGTAGGATTCTATATTAATGAAAAGTTCTGTGTAGGTTCATCTACAGCTGACTGGGCAAAAGATGCTGATCTTCCTGACTGGCTTGATCAACATTTCTCTGATACTGAATGTTACAGGGAAACCAAAAGATGGTCTTCTCAGCCACACCTCTCTTCTATACATCTTTCGGAGTCAAAACCACTTTATAGAACATCTTCATATCCTGAGCAGCAACCACAGCAGCTACAACACTGCTCCAGTGAACCTATTTCAGTACCAAAATCTGCTTTCACTTCCTTTCCTCCTGGTGGCAGATCTCAACAGGGTTCACCGCGTGGCTTTTCCCAACACCTTAATATTTCCTCACTTGGGCATCAGTCACCATTCTCTGCTACAAATTTGTCTTCTCTGTCAAATTCTAATGCGCATCTGTCTGGGTTTCCTCATGGGCTTCAGTATGGAAATATGCCCCAATTAACCTCTCCTGGTTTCTCTGTAAATAACCACCTACAAAACAGTTGGGCCAACCATTCAAACCTATATCATGATGATCATTCTAGCCTCTCAAACAACAGTTTGCCACATCAATTCCTGCAACACAATGTGCTATTTTCACCTCAGTTGATGTCCTCCCAGCAGCGAAGACTACATCTTTCTGCTCAAGCATCTCTTCCCCATTTTCCAGTAATGCGGTCCCAATTGCATAATTCTCTTTCTGCACCATCTCACCTGGGTAAATATGTACTATCTGATGTGAAAGATTCGAGACCTAAATCACATAAAGGTAAAAGTGTGAGATTTGCTCAACAAGGCCCTGATTCAGGTAGCCAGAAGAATGAAAGTAGTGTCTTGCAGTTCAAATCCAAGTATATGACAGGTGAAGAAATAGAACATATTCTCAAAATGCAGCATGCTGGAACTCATTGCAATGATCCATATATAGATGATTATTACCACCAAGCTCGACTTGCTAAGAAGGCAGCTGAGTCGAGAACAAAATATCGTCTCTGTCCAAACAAGGAGCAACCTTCACGGTCTCGTAATAGCACAGAGTTACTGCCTCATCTACGTGTTGATTCTCAAGGACgggtttccttttcttccattCGTAGGCCGAGCTCTCTTCTTGAAGCCAATCCACCAGGCTCTTCTGTTTGTGGCAGTAGTGAGCAGAAAGTACAAGAGACCCCTTTGGAGCAGGACCCTAAGTTTGCTGCTAGAATTACAATAGAGGATAGTTTCTATCTTCTTCTTGAGGTTGATGACATTGACCGGCTTCTTCAATTTAGTCAGCCACAAGATGGAGGTGCTCAGCTTAGGCGAAAGAGGCAGATGCTTCTGGAAGGTATGGCGGCTTCACTTCAACTTGTTGACCCACTTGGAAAAACTAGCGGCCCATCTGAGCTGAGTCCAAGGGATGACATTGTGTTTCTATGGTTGGTCTCTATTCCCAAGGGCCAGAAACTCATTTCAAGATACCTTCAGCTTCTCATTCCTGGTGGAGATCTTGCTAGGATTGTTTGCATGGCAATTTTTCGTCATCTAAGGTTTTTATTTGGTGGTCTATCATGTGAGCATGGGGCAGGTGAGACCATTTCTAATCTTGCAAAGACAGTGTCAACCTGTGTCAGTGGTATGGATCTTAATTCACTTAGTGCTTGTCTAGCTGCTGTAGTATGTTCCTCAGAGCAACCACCTCTCCGCCCACTTGGAAGCCCTGCTGGGGATGGGGCCTCGCTCATCTTAAAATCTGTTCTAGAAAGGGCATCTTACCTGTTAACTGATCCTCAGGCTGCAAACAGCTTCAGCATGCCTAACCCTGCCCTATGGCAGGCATCATTTGATGCCTTTTTCAAACTTCTTACGAAATATTGTGTTAgtaaatttgataatataatgcAAGCAGTTGCACAGACAGAAACAAGCACAGACGTAATTAGTCCAGAGGTAGGGAGGGCCATAAACAGAGAAATGCCTGTGGAACTTTTACGTGCTAGTCTTCCCCACACAAATGAGCTCCAGAGGAAGATGTTAATGAATTTTGGCCAGGGTTCCATACCTCTTGCAGGATTCAACTCTCGTGGTGGAAGCAGCAGAAAAATAAATGCCGAGTCTGTGAGCTGTTAGCAGGGATGTCAAAGGTGTCATTACAATATCCTAGTTGTATATACATAATTCTCAAGGTCATCACTTGGCTGCTTGTGCCATTGAATAACCAGAAACAGAAACAAGGGTATGCATATACTATAGGCATCATTTTACTGCCTATAGTGTTCTCTCCTTCATGTCAACTTGTTTTCTTCCCCTCCCCGTTCTCTTTGCACTCTCTCTGCATCTTCTTTTATTGTTCTCGTTTCTGGGTTAGAATATGTTCTCTCCTTGTGACAAGACAATGTCTTAATAACTTTGTACTATGTGAATGAGTGAAATTCTGTTCCAAGAGCTTTCTCTTTTGCACTCTTTTATATAAAAAGCTTGAAGGGTAGAAATGTAGAATGTACAGGTGAACAATGAAGAGTTTCAGCTGCTGATGTAGTTTCTCTTTTGTAGCTTAGTTGCCATGTTGCAGGATGAGAGTTTGGTTCTGCAGGTTTGCAACCTTTTTCTTACAAGGACAGAATTGTAGTGCTTAgattttgttgaaattatgtCAATCTAGGATGATTTATCTTGTTGTGGTCTTTTGttagctagggtcacaaggtgggCTTAAGGTACATAATGTTCTTGTAAATCAAAGATTTTGTTGACATATGGAATGTGTGACAAGGGTTCAAACGAGTTGAGCTGAGCTTGAGTCTAGGCAAATTTGAGTTTGGTCTTGAAATAGTTATAGTGACTCGACTTCCAGTTCGATCAGTCttaaaaattcaaacttttgaTTTTACTTATTTGCACCTTTACCTTGTGTGGGGTAACAACTAACAAATGATGAGTGAATGTAGAAGAGAAAACTAAGGGGAAGCATCACACAGGTCTTCAACTGAAGGCCAACCATATACTATAAACATAGTCTCTTCTGGAGTGTAATGATTTGGAAAATTGGTTGATATGTACAAAAGTAATAGGAGTGGGATACGGTGAGATATGGTATTTTTGGGAGATTTAATCTTATCTCGACGGTGGCATTGATTTTTCCAATTCAAAACCAATCAGAATTGAAGTGTGAACATATAAGAGTTGGGTGATCTTAATAGTTGGTTAACATCATGATTGCTTCAACCAAATAATTCGGTGGCCATACACTACCATCATTTTCATACACGTGCTCTAATGGCCTTCTAAAGAAGtggaatattttgaaaaatgtgGGTCTTGAGGTTTCCATCATTAAACCATTCgctttctaaatttattttcataaaaaattgattgttaatttttttaataatataataatatattaaattgattATCTCGATAAATCTTATATACCCTAAAACGTATATAAAGGGCTTGTAGCATGACTACCAACCACCGAGAGAGACTACAAGTGTCGATGAAGCCTTAGATTGTCCCATTGCTCTCCTCTGAGAAGAGCAATGAGCAATACAGTCTCAAGGACTGattgatcaattcaaaataagttgATACTTTAGCTTTGTTGGCAAGTATAGAATTAGGTTTGTTGTGTGGTACCAATGTAGAAGAAGCAGAAGCAGAAGCAATGGGGGTTAGAGAGGAGAGAAGAATGGGAGGTGCAGTATATTGGTTTGCTCCatgtatagtatagtatagtatacGTTTGGGCAGAGTTTGAACAGCTCTTGCCAATTGGCATAAACTGTTAAGCAAAATGCATGTTAGGAGATATTAGACAAATTAGGTGTGTGGTGTGTATCCATCCTTAGTCCATCCACCATCATTATTCAAGTTTGGTTACAATCTTAGTATCTGACCCAGCACTAGCACTGTTGATTCTTAGGTAGGTAATGGAGGCCCTCTACTTACTACTTAGGAAGAAGAACAAGCAGGTGTTAAACACACTACACCACACACAATAAAAAAGAGAATGAAGAAGATTGAGGCcctctcaaatgagaggtcataGGTTCAAACCACAGTGAAtgcagtattgactctttgtgttttaataGATTGAGATAatcagatactacattgtaatagaacCAGtactactcaaaaaaaaaaagaagaagaccgAGTGAAGTGAATGTGAGATGGTACAAGTGATtagtggcaaattattgcatggaccatggtccacacagctgtgtggaccaaaaataaaaagtacattatttttgtactgaaggtacattatttttgtactgtaggtacattatttgatagtaccttcaaataatgtaccttcagtacaaaaataatgtaccctaaaataatatacctacagtacaaaaataatgtaccttcagtataaaaataatgtactttttatttttggtccacatagctgtgtggaccatggtccatgcaataacgaTTGGTGATTAGTGTAGTGGGGCCAGAACAGAAGAGAACAGCCCACGAGACCAGCTGGTTAGCTGTTTAAATCATCATCAATTCTCCTTCGTAGAAACCAAACCTTGGACTTATCACACACTACATTACTTCCCATCCTATCCAATTAAACACTACTAGTTGGTACCATTCAATAATCATGTGCCCACTCCGCCCATTTCCATTTGGATTTAGGATTACttctacctttttttttttttttactataaccGAATTGAATTCGATAGACACCCACaaaatttgattcttattcaaattttaaccctaaaccctaaacccaaaatttgattcttattcaATTCCATTTGGATTCTTATTCaatccctaaaccctaaaccctaaacccaaaaaaaaaaaaacttttgaagtTTTAACATTGTGCGCCCTTTACAAGAAGGGAACCTACAATCTTGTAATTACATTAAGAGTCCACTTATTAACTATCCCAAACTGACTCATCCAAGAGAAGCTAGTGTTTGATCTATCCTATCCCATTACTCTATCACATGGTTAACATGTGCCTTTCTCTATCCACACAACTAAAACACTAATGATGCCACCAAATATGATCGATCACTTTTCACATCATACCAACAcacaattttatcaaatcaaaatcaaaagctGAAGAATATCTAATCAGGAAATATCAGTATAGTTGAAAATTCAATATGGAATTAAAGCTGTTTGGGGTAGGGGGTCATTTACTTTCAAGTCAGTTGAGAGTTGAGATGCACCTCCACTACCCAGGAAAGGATATCCTTATCCTGGTTACAGTGAGATGCAatcccatgaaccaaacacatgtATCAGAGGAAGTTATAACCAAATTTGCATAATAAGAGTTGGTAGAAAGATGTATTACTCTCAGAATTCATCATTTAGGAAGACAGTAGTAGTTCAATACGAATTTAatcatattataatttacaatcTGATTACCTTACCTGGGAATACAACAGTTCTAATATGGTACAGTTGCCTTGGGAAGATCCATTACTATTTTAAGTCTTCCTTATTAGTAGTCAAGAGACCCCAATGGTATACCATTCATATTTCTAGTCTCGTTCTGGCTCACATGAACTTCACAGCTACTGCCACCATTTGGGAGCCTCTGATTTGCAGCAGGGAGATTGTTTGGAATATCGAGGCCTTCTTCTTTCCCCATCTGGTGCACTTCAAATGGAGACAATATTTTGATATACCAAACATTGTTCACAAACTCCCTGAGAACACGAACAAGTTCAGTGATAATACGATTACAATATGCAAGTAATAGGTGCAACACGTTAAATTCCAAGATTGACTGTTGAGCAACAGTTAAGGATGATACATGGTCGGGTGGAAGCATGAAAAAGCTAGCAAATGCTAAACAGGGTGTTAAAAGAGACTActaaatacggagtagtataaCTTTGAATATGGAAAAAGTATCTTAATTGGATACAGTTTTGGACAAGCTGCACTATATTGTTTCAACATTTAGGATTTGAAAAATAGAAGGTTAAGTGCTTACTGCCAAGGGTCATCGCCGAGGAGAAGTACATCATTCTCTCGGTCAACAAATACAAGCTGCCAGCCTGATCTCTCAGGGTCCTCCAATAGGCCTTCAAGGCCAAACATGCGAGCAAGCTCACTTCGCAGCTCATGATAGCTGCTAAACTTGGAGATATCAAGTGAACGTCCAAAGGACCCTGACTTGTGAACCTGCAGAAGCCAGAATCACACATTAAGCTGTCATGATAAGTGAAATTCTTcactagggagaattttgaagGCAACCTACAGGTAGAGTAGGTGTATTTCAAAAATATGTCAAGACAGAAGATAATGAGCGCACCTTCACAAAGGTTCTGTTGGGTGGGTTTGCTTGGTCCACATTTTCTGAGGACTGCAAGAAACCTGATTCATCCACACAACTAGAAGTTCCCATATCTGGGTTGAGGGGATAATCAGTGCCAACACCACTAGTGAAATTACAGGTTGAGAATGGCATATTCAAAAACCCATTCTCACCACCACTATTTTTGAGGTTTGAAATCCCATTCTGCAGTAAAAGTGATGAGTCTGTATTAACCCCAAGTAGAGCATTATTGCTTTGGGAGTATGCCGCCCCTTGGTACTCAGGAAACTCTTTACCAGGGAAAGGTGGCAAAAAGGTGGGAAGGTCAGAGACCTTAGAGTTAGGCGAAATCATATCTGCCTGGGAAACTGCATATGGAGTAGCTCGGGAAGAAACCTGAGATTCAAGAGCAATTCGCTTTGAGGGTAAGGTGGCTAAAGGATTGGTTTCATGCATGTTTAAGAGTTGTGATGCTTCATCATGAGAAAAAGACCTAGGAAGACTCTGTGTAGAAGAATTATTAGAGGTCATAACATGGTTTCCAACTAGATCAGAAAAAGACTGTTGGGGAACAGTTGAACTTAAGGCCTGGAAATGTGAAAGTTGGGACTGAGTGGTTGAGTTCATCCTAGGGAGACTGGAGATGGGCTTTGACATTTGCTGTTGCTCTTGAAATTGTTGAATTGGGGGTGGATGAAGTTGTTGCTGCTCATTGTAAGATTGCTGACGCTGCAATTGCTGTTGTAGAATCTGAGCCTGAGATATAACCTGGTTCTCCTGAAAGCTTTGGAGCAAATTCTGTTGAGGATGTGGGCGCTGCAACATTTGACTCTGAAtcagagatgaagaagaactaGGGATGCTCTGCTGGAACTGCAGAAGTGACTGCTGACTTGCAAGCTTGGAAGAATCAAGTGTTGCCATTGTTTGGTAAATATCAGGTTGTA from Ipomoea triloba cultivar NCNSP0323 chromosome 6, ASM357664v1 includes:
- the LOC116022280 gene encoding protein PAT1 homolog 2-like — translated: MERSSGRDFKDFTDSSSSASDSGVFNASQYAFFGRDIAEEIELGGLEDEEVREDASSTGAPVAGGFGGGEDGVHEYHLFEKEEGSGIGSLSDLDDLATTFLKLNRVVAGPRHPGVIGDRGSGSFSRESSSTADWAKDADLPDWLDQHFSDTECYRETKRWSSQPHLSSIHLSESKPLYRTSSYPEQQPQQLQHCSSEPISVPKSAFTSFPPGGRSQQGSPRGFSQHLNISSLGHQSPFSATNLSSLSNSNAHLSGFPHGLQYGNMPQLTSPGFSVNNHLQNSWANHSNLYHDDHSSLSNNSLPHQFLQHNVLFSPQLMSSQQRRLHLSAQASLPHFPVMRSQLHNSLSAPSHLGKYVLSDVKDSRPKSHKGKSVRFAQQGPDSGSQKNESSVLQFKSKYMTGEEIEHILKMQHAGTHCNDPYIDDYYHQARLAKKAAESRTKYRLCPNKEQPSRSRNSTELLPHLRVDSQGRVSFSSIRRPSSLLEANPPGSSVCGSSEQKVQETPLEQDPKFAARITIEDSFYLLLEVDDIDRLLQFSQPQDGGAQLRRKRQMLLEGMAASLQLVDPLGKTSGPSELSPRDDIVFLWLVSIPKGQKLISRYLQLLIPGGDLARIVCMAIFRHLRFLFGGLSCEHGAGETISNLAKTVSTCVSGMDLNSLSACLAAVVCSSEQPPLRPLGSPAGDGASLILKSVLERASYLLTDPQAANSFSMPNPALWQASFDAFFKLLTKYCVSKFDNIMQAVAQTETSTDVISPEVGRAINREMPVELLRASLPHTNELQRKMLMNFGQGSIPLAGFNSRGGSSRKINAESVSC